From the Pseudodesulfovibrio indicus genome, the window CTTGGGGATCATGCCCCCGGTGACCACGCCGGAGCGGATGGCCTCGAACGCCTCCTTGGCGGTCAGGGAGGTGATCAGCTGTCCTTCGCCGTCCAGCAGGCCGGGCACGTCGGTCAGCAGGTAGAGACGCTTGGCCCCCAGCGCGGTGGCCACGGCCCCGGCCACTGAGTCGGCGTTGATGTTGTAGGTCTCGCCCTGGTCGTCCACGCCCACGGGCGCGATGACCGGGATGAACCCGTCGCCCAGCAGGGAGTATATGAGTTTGGTGTTGACCGAGGTGACCTCGCCCACCTTGCCCAGGTCGATGATCTCGGGCGGGGCGTCCTTCTTCTCGATGGCCAGCTCCTTGGGCTCGGCGGTGATCAGCCGTCCGTCCTTGCCGGACAGCCCCACGGCCTGGCCGCCGTGCAGGTTGATCAGGTTGACGATCTCCTTGTTCACCTTGCCCACCAGGACCATCTCCACCACGTCCATGGTGGCCGCGTCCGTGACCCGGTATCCCTGCCGGAAGTGGGACTCGATGTTCAGGGCCGAGAGCATCTTGCCGATCTGCGGCCCGCCGCCGTGAATGACCACGGGGTTGATGCCGATGTATTTGAGCAGGATGATGTTCAGGGCGAAGGCGCGCTTCAGTTCCTCGTCGATCATGGCGTTGCCGCCGTACTTGATGACGATGGTCTTGCCGTAGAACTCGGTGATGAACGGCAGGGTCTCGATGATGGACTTGGCCTGAAGCTGGTACCGCTTCATGTCCCGCTTGCTGATGGACTCGTGTTTCATGTCGGCTCCTGGTTGCCTTGCCGGGAATCGGCTCGGAATAGGCCCGGATTGTCGTGGAAACACGCCGGGAAGTCAACGTTCTCCGGGCGGGCCATCCCGGCTGCGGACGATCGGGCGGCCCGCTCCCCGTTTTTTTTGCCCCCGTGACAGCCGGAAGGGGGTGTATTGATATTCCGTATGATGTATATAGGGAAAAAGAGATGAAAAACAGGCGCGAAGTCAACAGATTACAGTTGCGGGCATTATGCGGGTTCTGTTATTTCCTCGTAAACTGCGAGGGAATTACCATAGGGCGGTTAGTATGAAACTGAGCTTCAACAGGATGGAATGGGCCGGGTCCATGGGCGACCTCGGCACGCTGCTCCCCCTGGCCTTCGGCATGATCATGATCAACGGGCTGTCGGCCACGGGCCTGTTTCTCACGGTGGGCCTCATGTACATCGTGGGCGGCCTGTACTACCGCGTACCCATCGCGGTGCAGCCCATGAAGGTCATCTCCGCCTACGGCATCGCCATGGCGCTTTCGCCGCAGGTGATCACGGCATCCGGTATCCTGCTGGCCGTGGTGCTGCTGGTCCTGGGAGCGACGGGGCTGGTCAACACCGTGGCCCGCATCGTGCCCCTGCCCGTCATCCGGGGGGTGCAGATGGCCACCGGCATCCTGCTGCTGACCAAGGGCGCGTCCCTGATCGCGGGCAGCAACAGCTTCCAGACCATGCGCGGCGCGGTGGAGCCCTACCTGGCCTTCCAGTCCATCGGCCCGGTGCCGCTGTCCTTGATCCTCGGCCTGGCGTTCGGCGTGGTCACGTTGTTTCTCCTGCGCAGCCGTCGTTTCCCGGCCGGGCTGGTGGTGGTCGCGGCGGGGGCGATAGCGGGGATTGCCCTGGGTGCGTGGCGGGAGCTGACACTGGTCCAGCCGGGGGTGCACATCCCTTCGATCCTGCCCTTCGGGTTCCCGTCCATGGCCGACTTCTCCTACGCCCTGGTCATCCTGGTGGCCCCGCAGATTCCCATGACCATGGGCAACGCGGTCATCGCCAACAGGGACCTGAGCCACGAGTATTTCGGCGAGGAAAGCCGGAAGGTGACCAACCGCGCCCTGTGCGTGTCCATGGGGCTGTCCAACGTCTTTTCCGCCCTGGTGGGCGGCATGCCGGTCTGCCACGGGGCGGGCGGCCTGGCCGCGCACTACGCCTTCGGGGCGCGCACCGCCGGGTCCAATCTGATCATCGGCGGGTTGTTCGCCGGGTTGGCCCTGCTCCTGGGCGACGGCGCGG encodes:
- the argB gene encoding acetylglutamate kinase, with translation MKRYQLQAKSIIETLPFITEFYGKTIVIKYGGNAMIDEELKRAFALNIILLKYIGINPVVIHGGGPQIGKMLSALNIESHFRQGYRVTDAATMDVVEMVLVGKVNKEIVNLINLHGGQAVGLSGKDGRLITAEPKELAIEKKDAPPEIIDLGKVGEVTSVNTKLIYSLLGDGFIPVIAPVGVDDQGETYNINADSVAGAVATALGAKRLYLLTDVPGLLDGEGQLITSLTAKEAFEAIRSGVVTGGMIPKIKCCLEAVAGVEKSAIIDGRVENCILLELFTKSGIGTEIIY
- a CDS encoding putative sulfate/molybdate transporter codes for the protein MKLSFNRMEWAGSMGDLGTLLPLAFGMIMINGLSATGLFLTVGLMYIVGGLYYRVPIAVQPMKVISAYGIAMALSPQVITASGILLAVVLLVLGATGLVNTVARIVPLPVIRGVQMATGILLLTKGASLIAGSNSFQTMRGAVEPYLAFQSIGPVPLSLILGLAFGVVTLFLLRSRRFPAGLVVVAAGAIAGIALGAWRELTLVQPGVHIPSILPFGFPSMADFSYALVILVAPQIPMTMGNAVIANRDLSHEYFGEESRKVTNRALCVSMGLSNVFSALVGGMPVCHGAGGLAAHYAFGARTAGSNLIIGGLFAGLALLLGDGAVNVLHLLPMGVLGVLLFFAGSQLALTVQDVSSRSHLFVVVVMLGITLASNLAWAFGAGICLCHLLDRGRIKI